The DNA segment TGCGTTGCGATTTTCTAAAAAGTTTTAGTAATGCAGGCATATCATTTTGACAGTGTTTTAACCTAAAATCCTCTAATACTGGTGTCCAGAATTTTTCGGTAAGGGCAAAACCATCAGCTTCATTTGGTGTACACCCTTCACTTAATTTACCTAATAGTCCTAGTCTTTCGGCAAAAGCAATTTGGGTTTTTACATTAATACCTGTTTCTATTTCGTGATACTCGGCAAGGTCGCTGTCGTTAAAAACTCTTTCAAAAATGACCTCGCTTACCGTTTCGGCCTCGCGGGCATGTAGTGTTAAAGCATCTGCGTTAATTAGTCCCATTACTTTCTGTTTTTATTTTGCAAATATTGCTTCATACCAGATAGCTTATCATTTTGCCCTGGTTTGCGAGCTGCTACTTTTTTGCCGTCTAGGCTGTAACGGCTGCCTACTTGTCTTTTTAGTGCTAGTACTTCGCCTTTTATGGTGTTGAGTTGTCTTTTTAGTGCTTTGTTTTCGGCACGTATAGCAGCTGCTGCGCCAGTATCGGTGCCTTCTTCGGCTTCTATAATTTCTACAAGTTCTCCTGCTTCAAATATATAGGTAGCACCATCGGGCATCATGTATTCGCCTTCGGCTGGTGTGGCATCTATTGTGGCAATAGAGCCTAGTTCGATGATTTCGTCATCTGCTAGTTCGGTAAAATCGAGTTCTGCACCTGTGGCATCTTGTACGATTTTGTTGTAAACGTTGCTGTGCTTAAATTTTGCCAGCACACGGTTGAACAGACCTTCCATCCAGTGCCTGTCCCTCTCGGTAAGTGTTCCTCTCATAATAGTTTTTGGATTAATGAATGCTTTTGCAGCTATTTTTACGTGCTGCGAAGTAGTAAAGCCAAGGGCGGTGAGCTGTGTGCCCGATAGCCATGTTTCGTTTTTTAGTAATGGTAGTATGGCTTGCTCTTGCACGTTGAGTGCTTTTTTGTAAAAGCCTACCATTTTGGTTTCTATGGCGCGTAGTTGTTTGGCAAACTTGGCTAGGTCATCGGCAGTGCCCATAGAGCCACCCCACGGGAGGTGTATCATAAAAGGGGTGTTTTCGCGCACTACTCTTTTATTGCCTGCCATAAATACTACGGTGGCTATGCTTGCCACTATACCGCTGCCTATGGTGGTAACGGGTTTGCCTAGTGATTTTAGGTAATGGTAAATGTCGAAACCTACATCTACCAAGCCTCCTTCGGAGTTGATGTGCACGTTGTAGGCGGTTGCTTTGGGTTGTTTTTTTACCTGAGCTACTACATCGATAAGCTCTGTACCTGTAACGCCATCAAATGTGCCTATCTGACCGGAGATATAAATGTTTCCTGTCATTCGATATGGAATGAGTGAAATATTGGGGTATTGAAGAATTTTTGGTTTTTAACTATTGAACGGTTGTCAACATTTAAAAGAAGTATTGCAGCGCTGTTTTGATATTACAAAGATAGGGCATGTATTGAGGGTTTTACTGAAGTGGGGTTTTCAGTTGGGGGATTTTACTATATTTGAATGATAGTGGTTTTATTATGGAAATAGATGTAGATTTTGAAAGTGACTTAAGAATTGAGTTGAAAAAACTTTATAATAGAGTGGGGCTAAGGATGTCTAATAAAAATGGAATAGATAAGATATTATTAGATTATTTAAATGTTTTTTCAAAAATAATACCTGAAGTGTCAAGGTATGTTCAAATGAATCCTGATTTTGTAAAAGATATATTTTTTCATCCTAAAAGGAAGGAAATAGAATTTATATATAATGTGGCAAGAAATGGAGGTAATTTGAATTCTTTTCAAAGTAAGAGACTTTTACAAACTAATTTTCATGATCATTTGAGAAATGAATGGAATATTTTTCATTTTCACTTATCTATTGAGAGAGATAATAAAAATCCGCTTTTTGTAAAGCAGGTTAATTCTCTCTTATTCACCTATATTGATGATAACAATATTATATTTTTAGGTGCCGAAAATCATAAAGAAAGAACATTTTATGATGAGAAATGGTTAAGAATATTACATAATCATTTTCCTCATATCATTAAACAGTTTAGAATACCAGAAACTGAAGACACTAAGGTTTTAACACCTTTCAATTCTAATCAATTATGGTATGAAAGATGTGCTATCGCGTTAACGAGGATAGATGGTGATATTTATAGAAATCCAGGATTAGGACAGGTTACAAGCGGTCATAATGTGTTAATTGTAAAACAAACTAATGAGATTTTAAGGTGGATTTATCATATAGAAAAGCAATTAAAAAAGTACTGTATAGAAATATGTAATGAACTAGGCTTAAATCTAGGTTTTGCAAAGTTCAGACTTAGATGTTATAGAAGATTTGAGTTAATTGAAGAAACGAATAATCACAGAATATTAGAATACCCTAAAGTTTTTAATTTGGAAAAATATAGTATATAAAATATGATGTTAGGGAGAAAATTTTGAATGATTATTTCAACTCCCTTCCATAAAGGAGATGATGTTAAACATGGTGCGTTCGGTTATTTTATACTGTTCGGCTACACAGCCTGCTGCATGGGTTTTTCGGGGTTTTTTAAAGTGTTTTTGCTGGTATTCCATTTCTTTTAGATAGGCTTCATAGTACACTTTCCAGTCGAGTATGTGTATGGGTATGAGGTTTTTCCCCATTAGTTTCATAAAGTTATCGCCAAGGCTTGTTATGGTTTGGTAGCGGTTCATTTACCATTTGTTTATTGGGCAAATATCGTTACTGCGCACTTTGGCACTAAGGGGGCAACCGCATTGGTTGCAGTAGGCGCCTTCTACTTCTTTTAGGGTGTCTTTTACAAAGGCGAGTAGCTTGCCTTGCTGGGCGTGTGGGCAGGCTGCACATAGTGCAGCCCGCTTTTTTGCCACGGCTTCGGTTACTTCGCTTTTGGCGAGGTAGTTTTTCCAGCCTGAGAGTATGCTTTTTATCATGGAGATTGTATGGTAATAAGAAAACTTGAGATGGTTTTTTTACCACCCCGACTTTCAGCCACCCCGACTAAGGAGGGGAATGGTTGGACTTTAAGTTAAAAATCGGCTCCCTGCCTTACTTGTACATAGCTGTCGCCTTCGGTAACTATATCTTGTACGGATACTACTGGCGCGGGGATGTTACTATTGGCTTGGGCTATTTTTGTGGCAAGCTCATCTGTATTTACTCCTGGTGTGGCTATGTCACGCGATACTATACCACCATTGGCAAAGTAGTTACTTGTAGATGGACTGCTTCCGCCTGCTGGGAAAGCGTTATTGAATGCCATGAAGTGACTGGCTGCGTTGCGGTTCATTACCCCAATGAGTTCGCCTTGCTCGGCTTCA comes from the Flavobacterium arcticum genome and includes:
- a CDS encoding Clp protease ClpP, coding for MTGNIYISGQIGTFDGVTGTELIDVVAQVKKQPKATAYNVHINSEGGLVDVGFDIYHYLKSLGKPVTTIGSGIVASIATVVFMAGNKRVVRENTPFMIHLPWGGSMGTADDLAKFAKQLRAIETKMVGFYKKALNVQEQAILPLLKNETWLSGTQLTALGFTTSQHVKIAAKAFINPKTIMRGTLTERDRHWMEGLFNRVLAKFKHSNVYNKIVQDATGAELDFTELADDEIIELGSIATIDATPAEGEYMMPDGATYIFEAGELVEIIEAEEGTDTGAAAAIRAENKALKRQLNTIKGEVLALKRQVGSRYSLDGKKVAARKPGQNDKLSGMKQYLQNKNRK